One genomic segment of Streptomyces sp. NBC_00239 includes these proteins:
- the rsmI gene encoding 16S rRNA (cytidine(1402)-2'-O)-methyltransferase — protein sequence MTEQQPSPASGAAPAGVLVLAGTPIGEITDAPPRLAAELETADVVAAEDTRRLRGLTRALGIHTTGRVVSYFEGNESARTPELVEALENGKRVLLVTDAGMPSVSDPGYRLVAAAVEKDIKVTAVPGPSAVLTALALSGLPVDRFCFEGFLPRKAGERLGRLREVAGERRTLVYFEAPHRLDDTLAAMAEVFGADRRAAVCRELTKTYEEVKRGGLGELAVWAADGVRGEITVVVEGAPETGPAELDAEELVRRVRVREEAGERRKEAIAAVASEAGLPKREVFDAVVAAKNAEQKVP from the coding sequence GTGACAGAGCAGCAGCCTTCCCCCGCTTCCGGCGCAGCCCCCGCCGGCGTCCTCGTCCTGGCCGGGACGCCCATCGGCGAGATCACCGATGCGCCGCCGCGGCTGGCCGCCGAGCTGGAGACCGCCGACGTCGTCGCGGCCGAGGACACCCGCCGGCTGCGCGGCCTGACCCGGGCCCTGGGCATCCACACCACCGGCCGGGTCGTGTCCTACTTCGAGGGCAACGAGTCCGCCCGCACCCCCGAACTCGTCGAGGCCCTGGAGAACGGCAAGCGCGTCCTGCTGGTCACCGACGCCGGCATGCCGTCGGTCTCCGACCCCGGCTACCGGCTGGTCGCCGCCGCCGTCGAGAAGGACATCAAGGTCACGGCCGTCCCCGGCCCCTCCGCGGTGCTGACCGCGCTCGCCCTGTCGGGGCTCCCCGTCGACCGGTTCTGCTTCGAGGGGTTCCTGCCCCGCAAGGCGGGCGAGCGGCTCGGACGGCTGCGCGAGGTCGCCGGCGAGCGCCGCACCCTCGTCTACTTCGAGGCCCCGCACCGCCTCGACGACACCCTCGCCGCGATGGCCGAGGTCTTCGGCGCCGACCGCCGGGCCGCCGTCTGCCGCGAGCTGACCAAGACGTACGAGGAGGTCAAGCGCGGCGGGCTCGGCGAGTTGGCGGTCTGGGCCGCCGACGGCGTGCGTGGCGAGATCACGGTGGTCGTGGAGGGCGCCCCCGAGACCGGGCCCGCGGAACTGGACGCCGAGGAGCTGGTGCGGCGGGTCCGCGTCCGGGAGGAGGCCGGCGAGCGCCGCAAGGAGGCCATCGCGGCCGTGGCCTCGGAAGCAGGCCTACCCAAGCGCGAAGTCTTCGACGCCGTGGTGGCGGCAAAGAATGCGGAGCAAAAGGTGCCATAG
- a CDS encoding energy-coupling factor ABC transporter ATP-binding protein, translating to MDLVSTRPSPDAPPSPDASPSPDAPPSLDVSGLAYAYPDGHQALFGVDLTVGRGERVALLGPNGAGKTTLVLHLNGILGGGIGTVRVAGLPVDKRNLAEIRRRVGIVFQDPDDQLFMPTVREDVAFGPAAAGLRGAELEARVRTALDRVGMAEFADRPPHHLSFGQRRRVAVATVLAMEPEILVLDEPSSNLDPASRRELADILRSLDVTVLMVTHDLPYALELCPRSVVLSDGVIVADGRTQELLCDDDLMRAHRLELPFGFDPRSVSVR from the coding sequence ATGGATCTTGTGAGCACCCGGCCCTCTCCCGACGCCCCGCCCTCTCCCGACGCCTCGCCCTCTCCCGACGCCCCGCCGTCGCTCGACGTGTCCGGCCTGGCCTACGCGTACCCCGACGGACACCAGGCCCTGTTCGGGGTGGACCTCACCGTCGGCCGCGGCGAGCGGGTCGCGCTGCTCGGCCCGAACGGCGCCGGCAAGACCACCCTGGTCCTGCACCTCAACGGCATCCTCGGCGGCGGCATCGGCACCGTGCGGGTGGCCGGGCTGCCCGTCGACAAGCGCAACCTCGCCGAGATCCGGCGCCGCGTCGGCATCGTCTTCCAGGACCCGGACGACCAGCTCTTCATGCCGACCGTGCGCGAGGACGTGGCCTTCGGACCGGCCGCCGCCGGACTGCGGGGCGCCGAGCTGGAGGCCCGGGTGCGGACCGCCCTCGACCGGGTCGGCATGGCGGAGTTCGCCGACCGGCCCCCGCACCACCTGTCCTTCGGACAGCGCAGGCGGGTCGCCGTCGCGACCGTCCTCGCGATGGAGCCGGAGATCCTCGTCCTGGACGAGCCCTCCTCCAACCTCGACCCCGCCTCGCGCCGCGAGCTCGCGGACATCCTGCGTTCGCTGGACGTCACCGTGCTGATGGTCACCCACGACCTGCCGTACGCGCTGGAGCTGTGCCCCCGCTCGGTGGTCCTCAGCGACGGCGTGATCGTCGCCGACGGCCGCACGCAGGAGCTGCTGTGCGACGACGACCTGATGCGGGCGCACCGCCTGGAGCTGCCCTTCGGCTTCGACCCGCGGTCGGTCTCGGTGCGCTGA
- a CDS encoding energy-coupling factor ABC transporter permease translates to MHVPDGFINAPVSVAAAVVAAGAVTLSLRGARRELAGAAHGTAGADRTAPLAGLVAAFIFAVQMLNFPVAAGTSGHLLGGALAAILVGPYTGVLCVSVVLLMQGILFADGGLTALGVNITVMGVVTVVVAYATFRGLLKVLPATRRSVTVAAFAGALLSVPAAAVAFTGLYAIGGTTDVSVGKVLTAMVGVHTLIGIGEAAITAATVGAVIAVRPDLVHGARGLTTPLKLRVAGELVDAPAAAPVPAAARSTRAVWATGLVTALLLAGFVSFYASASPDGLEKVAADQGIDAKVEDHAAKDSPLADYGIKDVADARLSGGLAGMIGVGATVAVGSGVFWAVRRRTAAAVNAAETAPAAVAGEAR, encoded by the coding sequence ATGCATGTGCCCGACGGATTCATCAACGCCCCCGTCTCCGTCGCCGCCGCGGTGGTGGCGGCCGGCGCCGTGACCCTCAGCCTGCGCGGCGCCCGCCGCGAACTCGCCGGGGCCGCCCACGGCACCGCCGGCGCCGACCGCACCGCGCCGCTCGCCGGCCTGGTCGCCGCCTTCATCTTCGCCGTCCAGATGCTCAACTTCCCGGTCGCCGCCGGCACCAGCGGGCACCTGCTCGGCGGCGCGCTCGCCGCGATACTCGTCGGCCCCTACACCGGCGTGCTCTGCGTCTCCGTGGTCCTGCTGATGCAGGGCATCCTCTTCGCGGACGGCGGCCTCACCGCACTCGGCGTGAACATCACCGTCATGGGCGTGGTCACCGTCGTCGTCGCCTACGCGACCTTCCGCGGCCTGCTCAAGGTGCTCCCCGCCACCCGCCGCTCGGTGACCGTCGCCGCCTTCGCCGGCGCGCTGCTCTCCGTACCGGCCGCCGCCGTCGCCTTCACCGGCCTCTACGCCATCGGAGGGACCACCGACGTCTCCGTCGGCAAGGTCCTCACCGCGATGGTCGGCGTCCACACCCTGATCGGCATCGGCGAGGCCGCCATCACCGCCGCCACCGTCGGCGCCGTGATCGCCGTCCGCCCCGACCTCGTCCACGGCGCCCGCGGCCTCACCACCCCGCTCAAGCTCCGCGTCGCCGGCGAACTGGTCGACGCCCCCGCCGCCGCACCGGTCCCCGCCGCCGCCCGCTCCACCCGTGCGGTGTGGGCCACCGGCCTGGTCACCGCGCTGCTCCTCGCCGGCTTCGTCTCCTTCTACGCCTCCGCCAGCCCCGACGGCCTGGAGAAGGTCGCCGCCGACCAGGGCATCGACGCCAAGGTCGAGGACCACGCGGCCAAGGACTCCCCGCTCGCCGACTACGGGATCAAGGACGTCGCGGACGCCCGCCTCTCCGGCGGCCTCGCCGGCATGATCGGCGTCGGCGCGACCGTCGCCGTCGGCTCCGGGGTGTTCTGGGCCGTGCGCCGCCGCACCGCCGCCGCTGTGAACGCCGCCGAGACCGCACCCGCCGCCGTCGCGGGCGAAGCCCGCTGA
- a CDS encoding TatD family hydrolase, with protein sequence MSPSKDALPPLPEPLRVAVADSHTHLDMQDGTVEEALRKAASVGVTTVVQVGCDVKGSLWAAETAERYDNVHAAVALHPNEAPRIVHGDPDGWSRQGARVPGGQAALDEALGEIERLAALPHVKAVGETGLDYFRTGPEGMAAQELSFRAHIEIAKRQGKALVIHDRDAHADVLRILREEGAPERTVFHCYSGDADMARECAAAGYYMSFAGTVTFKNAQGLRDALAVAPLELVLVETDAPYLTPAPYRGRPNAPYLIPITVRAMAAARGIGEDELATALAANTARAFDY encoded by the coding sequence ATGAGCCCTTCGAAGGACGCACTTCCGCCGCTGCCCGAGCCGCTCCGGGTGGCGGTGGCCGACTCCCACACCCATCTGGACATGCAGGACGGCACCGTCGAGGAGGCGCTGCGCAAGGCCGCCTCGGTGGGCGTGACCACCGTCGTCCAGGTGGGCTGTGACGTGAAGGGCTCCCTGTGGGCCGCCGAGACGGCCGAGCGGTACGACAACGTCCACGCGGCCGTCGCCCTGCACCCGAACGAGGCACCCCGCATCGTGCACGGCGATCCCGACGGGTGGTCCCGGCAGGGCGCGCGGGTGCCCGGCGGGCAGGCCGCGCTCGACGAGGCCCTCGGCGAGATCGAACGGCTCGCGGCGCTGCCGCACGTCAAGGCGGTAGGCGAGACCGGCCTCGACTACTTCCGCACCGGCCCCGAGGGCATGGCCGCTCAGGAGCTCTCCTTCCGCGCGCACATCGAGATCGCCAAGCGCCAGGGCAAGGCGCTCGTCATCCACGACCGGGACGCGCACGCCGACGTGCTGCGCATCCTGCGCGAGGAGGGCGCCCCCGAGCGGACCGTCTTCCACTGCTACTCCGGCGACGCCGACATGGCCCGCGAGTGCGCCGCCGCCGGCTACTACATGTCGTTCGCCGGCACCGTCACCTTCAAGAACGCCCAGGGTCTGCGGGACGCGCTCGCCGTCGCCCCGCTCGAACTCGTCCTGGTCGAGACGGACGCGCCCTACCTGACCCCGGCCCCGTATCGCGGACGGCCCAACGCGCCGTACCTCATTCCGATCACGGTGCGTGCGATGGCCGCCGCCCGCGGCATCGGCGAGGACGAGCTGGCGACGGCGCTGGCCGCCAACACGGCCCGCGCGTTCGACTACTGA
- a CDS encoding serine hydrolase domain-containing protein, with translation MDVQGMVAAGFEPVRDAFVRNFEERGDRGAAVAVYRDGRKVVDLWAGTKDADSGPASTTSTDGAAPGSGSAAEGAGPWAEGTAQIVRSATKGVTAAVPLLLHQRGLLDLDAPVGAYWPEFKAGGKEKTLVRHLLAHRAGVPALDTGLTPAQAADGVSGPRAVAAQRAFWEPGTAHGYHAQTYSWLLSELVLRVTGESIGRWFAREIAEPLGLAFWLGLPEAEAHRVGRVAAVEAPESAAGALRTRPKRNVSDAYADPNSLTRRAFAAIDPLPDENDPGYRAAELPASAGISTARALARFYAATIGDVEDGGARLFAPATTALAAAEESAGPDRVLVVNTRFGLGYMLHGPASPLLSPASFGHPGRGGSLGFADPEAGVSLGYVTNALARSVTADPRAQALVRAVRTSLTAL, from the coding sequence GTGGACGTCCAGGGCATGGTGGCGGCGGGCTTCGAGCCGGTCAGGGACGCGTTCGTGCGGAACTTCGAGGAGCGCGGCGACCGCGGCGCGGCGGTGGCCGTCTACCGCGACGGCCGCAAGGTGGTCGACCTCTGGGCGGGCACCAAGGACGCCGACTCCGGCCCGGCCTCCACGACCTCCACGGACGGCGCGGCCCCCGGGTCCGGGTCCGCGGCCGAGGGCGCCGGGCCCTGGGCCGAGGGCACCGCGCAGATCGTGCGGTCGGCGACGAAGGGCGTGACAGCGGCCGTTCCGCTGCTGCTGCACCAGCGCGGGCTGCTGGACCTGGACGCGCCGGTCGGCGCGTACTGGCCCGAGTTCAAGGCGGGCGGCAAGGAGAAGACCCTGGTGCGGCACCTGCTCGCGCACCGGGCGGGCGTGCCCGCGCTCGACACCGGCCTGACCCCGGCGCAGGCCGCCGACGGGGTCTCGGGGCCGCGGGCGGTCGCCGCGCAGCGGGCCTTCTGGGAGCCCGGCACGGCACACGGCTACCACGCACAGACGTACAGCTGGCTGCTGTCCGAGCTGGTGCTGCGGGTGACCGGGGAGAGCATCGGCCGGTGGTTCGCGCGGGAGATAGCCGAGCCGCTGGGGCTGGCGTTCTGGCTCGGGCTGCCGGAAGCGGAGGCGCACCGGGTGGGCCGGGTGGCGGCCGTGGAGGCGCCGGAGAGCGCGGCGGGGGCGCTGCGCACCCGGCCGAAGCGGAACGTGTCCGATGCCTATGCTGACCCGAACTCCCTGACCCGCCGCGCCTTCGCGGCGATCGACCCGCTGCCCGACGAGAACGACCCCGGCTACCGCGCCGCCGAACTGCCCGCCTCGGCGGGCATCTCGACGGCCCGGGCGCTGGCCCGGTTCTACGCGGCGACCATCGGGGACGTGGAGGACGGCGGGGCCCGGCTGTTCGCCCCCGCGACCACGGCGCTGGCCGCCGCCGAGGAGTCGGCGGGGCCGGACCGGGTGCTGGTGGTGAACACCCGGTTCGGGCTGGGCTACATGCTGCACGGACCGGCCTCGCCGCTGCTCTCGCCCGCGTCGTTCGGCCATCCCGGCCGTGGCGGTTCGCTGGGCTTCGCCGATCCCGAGGCCGGCGTGTCCCTGGGGTACGTCACCAACGCGCTGGCCAGGAGCGTCACCGCCGATCCGCGGGCCCAGGCCCTGGTCCGGGCGGTCCGTACGTCCCTCACGGCGCTCTGA
- a CDS encoding SsgA family sporulation/cell division regulator, producing MTSASIEERVRARVINDDPLYRAVPVSLRFAPAEPLAVRIVFPPGLSPEGTENEWVFSLTLLETGLQSPTGSGDVRVWPAGRVQTVVELHSPEGVAVIQFDSAALRRFLRRTYAATGAAAPRRTPAAR from the coding sequence GTGACTTCTGCGTCGATCGAAGAGCGGGTACGGGCACGCGTGATCAACGACGACCCGCTCTACCGCGCGGTGCCGGTCTCGCTCCGCTTCGCCCCCGCCGAGCCCCTGGCCGTGCGGATCGTCTTCCCGCCCGGCCTCTCCCCCGAGGGCACCGAGAACGAATGGGTCTTCTCCCTGACCCTGCTGGAGACCGGCCTCCAGTCGCCGACCGGCAGCGGGGACGTCCGGGTCTGGCCGGCCGGCCGGGTGCAGACCGTGGTGGAACTTCACTCGCCGGAGGGAGTCGCCGTCATCCAGTTCGACAGCGCGGCCCTGCGTCGCTTCCTGCGCCGTACGTACGCGGCCACCGGCGCGGCGGCCCCCCGCCGCACGCCCGCCGCACGCTGA
- a CDS encoding dolichyl-phosphate-mannose--protein mannosyltransferase gives MTSTATPPTGPAGAPPGPPGADGQPSWQARLRRFGYTPSAAGRADVRERLVPPYAKPSGNLWAAVGVPAAAVGPLLRSLAWVGPLLIALVAGLLRFVNLGSPKAVIFDETYYAKDAWATIKQGYEASWPKDVDKSIISNPDGVALPLDPGYVVHPPVGKWVIGLGEWMFGFDPFGWRFMTALLGTLSVLMLCRIGRRLFRSTFLGCLAGALLAVDGLHLVMSRTALLDLVLMFFILAAFGALLIDRDEARARLAAALPLDDDGRARPDAQVAETLRLGLRPWRLVAGVCLGLAFGTKWNGLVVLAFFGVLTVLWDASARRVAGAGTPYAAMFRRDALPAFLSTVPVAIGVYVASWTGWILSPDNGKGGYFRDWSAKQGGVSWLPDWLTSMWHYETEVYKFHVGLTSGHTYESNPWSWLVLGRPVSYFYESPAPGTDGCPATESAKCAREVLALGTPLLWWTACFALVYVLWRWAFRRDWRAGAVLCAVAAGYLPWFNYQERTIFYFYAVVFVPYLCLAVAMMIGALLGPAGSSERRRTVGAIGAGVLVLLIVWNFIYFYPIYTGQTLPMESWRNRMWFDTWV, from the coding sequence GTGACCAGTACCGCGACTCCCCCGACCGGCCCCGCCGGCGCACCGCCCGGGCCGCCGGGCGCCGACGGGCAGCCCTCCTGGCAGGCCCGGCTGCGCCGCTTCGGATACACCCCGTCCGCCGCGGGCCGCGCCGACGTGCGCGAGCGCCTGGTGCCCCCGTACGCGAAGCCCTCGGGGAACCTGTGGGCGGCGGTCGGGGTGCCCGCGGCGGCGGTGGGGCCGCTGCTGCGGTCGCTGGCCTGGGTGGGGCCGCTGCTGATCGCGCTGGTCGCCGGGCTGCTGCGGTTCGTGAACCTGGGCAGCCCCAAGGCGGTGATATTCGACGAGACGTACTACGCGAAGGACGCCTGGGCCACCATCAAGCAGGGCTACGAGGCGAGCTGGCCCAAGGACGTCGACAAGTCGATCATTTCGAACCCCGACGGGGTCGCGCTGCCCCTCGACCCGGGCTACGTCGTGCACCCCCCGGTCGGCAAGTGGGTGATCGGCCTCGGCGAGTGGATGTTCGGCTTCGACCCCTTCGGCTGGCGGTTCATGACCGCGCTGCTCGGGACGCTGTCGGTGCTGATGCTGTGCCGGATCGGCCGGCGGCTGTTCCGCTCGACCTTCCTGGGCTGCCTCGCGGGCGCCCTGCTGGCGGTCGACGGCCTGCACCTGGTGATGAGCCGCACCGCGCTCCTCGACCTGGTCCTGATGTTCTTCATCCTGGCGGCCTTCGGGGCGCTGCTGATCGACCGGGACGAGGCGCGGGCCCGGCTGGCGGCCGCGCTGCCGCTGGACGACGACGGACGGGCCCGCCCGGACGCGCAGGTCGCGGAGACGCTCCGGCTGGGGCTTCGGCCGTGGCGGCTGGTGGCGGGGGTGTGCCTGGGCCTGGCCTTCGGCACGAAGTGGAACGGCCTGGTGGTGCTGGCGTTCTTCGGCGTGCTGACCGTCCTGTGGGACGCCTCGGCGCGCCGGGTGGCGGGCGCGGGCACGCCGTACGCGGCGATGTTCCGGCGGGACGCGCTGCCCGCGTTCCTCTCGACGGTCCCGGTCGCGATCGGCGTGTACGTGGCCTCGTGGACGGGCTGGATCCTCAGCCCCGACAACGGCAAGGGCGGCTACTTCCGCGACTGGTCGGCCAAGCAGGGCGGCGTGTCGTGGCTGCCGGACTGGCTGACCAGCATGTGGCACTACGAGACCGAGGTCTACAAGTTCCACGTGGGCCTGACCTCGGGCCACACCTACGAGTCGAACCCGTGGAGCTGGCTGGTCCTGGGCCGTCCCGTCTCCTACTTCTACGAGTCCCCGGCCCCGGGCACCGACGGCTGCCCGGCCACCGAGTCGGCCAAGTGCGCCCGCGAGGTCCTGGCCCTGGGCACCCCGCTGCTGTGGTGGACGGCCTGCTTCGCCCTCGTGTACGTGCTGTGGCGGTGGGCGTTCCGCCGCGACTGGCGGGCCGGCGCGGTCCTGTGCGCGGTGGCCGCCGGCTACCTGCCCTGGTTCAACTACCAGGAGCGCACCATCTTCTACTTCTACGCGGTCGTCTTCGTCCCGTACCTGTGCCTGGCCGTCGCCATGATGATCGGCGCCCTCCTCGGCCCGGCCGGCTCCTCGGAACGCCGCCGCACGGTGGGCGCCATCGGCGCCGGCGTCCTGGTCCTGCTGATCGTCTGGAACTTCATCTACTTCTATCCGATCTACACCGGCCAGACCCTCCCCATGGAGTCCTGGCGCAACCGGATGTGGTTCGACACCTGGGTCTGA
- a CDS encoding penicillin-binding transpeptidase domain-containing protein, translated as MRGAVKGAIVGGVFLAMAGGAGYGLYGLLESEVPGGGSAGTAERRSGPPSEEEVADTARKFLAAWAAGDTAAAAALTDNPSAARDAVADYRGAAHIVRAEITPGAATGATVPFTVRAEVAYGGAAKEFTYRSRLSVVRGVTSRDPLVDWQPSVLHPELRRGERLRGGEPAAPAVEAVDRHGKPLTPERYPSLRPLLERLRETYGATAGGRPGAELWIEPASAELPKRTLVTLAKGEPARIATVLDAKVQAAAEAAVAKFPESSVVAVKPSTGEILAVANHRADGFNAAMEGRRAPGSTMKIVTAAMLMDRGAASASAPAQCVKEAEWGGRTFHNLGNRELPGVNFATAFAQSCNTAFIKRIDTVDEDEALSREAHEVFGIGMDWKTGVVSQDGSVPEATGAAAAAAYIGQGEITMNPLNMASVTATAKSGVFRQPVLVPAGLDDRPLATASRTMKPAVARQLRDMMRLTATSGTGARAMASVGGDKGAKTGSAEVDGAGSPDSWFTGFSDDVAAAAMVEGGGHGADAAGPVVAAVLRAG; from the coding sequence GTGCGCGGAGCGGTGAAGGGGGCCATCGTCGGCGGGGTGTTCCTCGCGATGGCCGGCGGGGCGGGGTACGGGCTGTACGGCCTGCTGGAGTCGGAGGTGCCCGGCGGCGGGTCCGCCGGGACGGCCGAGCGCCGCAGCGGCCCGCCGTCCGAGGAGGAAGTGGCGGACACGGCCCGCAAGTTCCTCGCGGCCTGGGCCGCCGGGGACACGGCCGCCGCTGCCGCCCTGACCGACAACCCGTCCGCGGCACGGGACGCGGTGGCGGACTACCGGGGCGCCGCGCACATCGTGAGGGCCGAGATCACCCCGGGTGCCGCGACCGGAGCGACCGTACCGTTCACGGTGCGCGCCGAGGTCGCGTACGGGGGCGCGGCCAAGGAGTTCACGTACCGCTCGCGGCTGTCGGTCGTACGGGGCGTCACCAGCCGGGATCCGCTGGTGGACTGGCAGCCGTCGGTGCTGCACCCGGAGCTGCGCCGGGGCGAGCGGCTGCGCGGCGGGGAGCCCGCCGCGCCGGCCGTCGAGGCGGTGGACCGGCACGGCAAGCCGCTGACCCCCGAGCGGTACCCGTCGCTGCGGCCGCTGCTGGAGCGGCTGCGGGAGACGTACGGGGCGACGGCGGGCGGGCGGCCGGGCGCGGAGCTGTGGATCGAGCCGGCGTCCGCGGAGCTGCCGAAGCGCACCCTGGTCACCCTCGCCAAGGGGGAGCCGGCGCGGATCGCGACCGTGCTGGACGCGAAGGTGCAGGCGGCCGCGGAGGCGGCGGTGGCGAAGTTCCCGGAGTCCTCGGTGGTGGCGGTGAAACCGAGCACGGGCGAGATCCTGGCCGTCGCCAACCACCGCGCGGACGGGTTCAACGCGGCCATGGAGGGGCGGCGGGCGCCCGGCTCCACGATGAAGATCGTGACGGCCGCGATGCTGATGGACCGGGGTGCGGCTTCGGCGAGCGCCCCGGCGCAGTGCGTCAAGGAGGCGGAGTGGGGCGGCCGGACCTTCCACAACCTGGGCAACCGGGAGCTGCCCGGGGTGAATTTCGCGACCGCGTTCGCCCAGTCCTGCAACACGGCCTTCATCAAGCGCATCGACACGGTGGACGAGGACGAGGCCCTGTCGCGAGAGGCCCATGAGGTCTTCGGCATCGGCATGGACTGGAAGACCGGGGTGGTCTCGCAGGACGGCAGTGTCCCGGAGGCGACCGGGGCCGCCGCCGCGGCGGCGTACATAGGCCAGGGCGAGATCACCATGAACCCGCTCAACATGGCCTCGGTCACGGCCACCGCGAAGAGCGGGGTGTTCCGCCAGCCGGTACTGGTCCCGGCCGGCCTGGACGACCGGCCCCTCGCGACCGCGTCCCGCACCATGAAGCCCGCGGTGGCCCGCCAGTTGCGGGACATGATGCGGCTGACCGCGACGAGCGGCACCGGCGCCCGGGCGATGGCCTCGGTCGGCGGGGACAAGGGGGCGAAGACCGGCTCGGCGGAGGTGGACGGCGCGGGCAGCCCGGACAGCTGGTTCACGGGTTTCAGCGACGACGTCGCGGCCGCGGCCATGGTCGAGGGCGGCGGCCACGGCGCCGACGCGGCGGGCCCGGTCGTGGCGGCGGTACTGCGCGCGGGCTGA
- the cbiQ gene encoding cobalt ECF transporter T component CbiQ → MGAGHAHKLYRHGHSPVHELPPHCKLAAAFGFVVVVVSTPREAVWAFGLYALLLAGVAAAARIPAGFVLRRLLIEIPFVAFAVLMPFVAEGQRTDVLGMSLSVNGLWGAWNVLAKGTLGVAASVLLASTTELRALLLGLQRLRLPAQLVQIASFMIRYGDVITDELRRMSIARRSRGFEARGIRHWGVLAKTAGALFIRSYERGERVHLAMVSRGYTGTMPVIDEVTASRAQWTYAAALPTAALAVCLTGWIL, encoded by the coding sequence ATGGGGGCCGGCCACGCGCACAAGCTGTACCGGCACGGGCACTCGCCCGTCCACGAGCTGCCGCCGCACTGCAAGCTGGCCGCGGCCTTCGGCTTCGTCGTGGTCGTCGTGTCCACCCCGCGCGAGGCGGTGTGGGCCTTCGGCCTCTACGCCCTGCTGCTCGCGGGCGTGGCCGCGGCCGCCCGGATCCCCGCCGGGTTCGTGCTGCGCCGGCTCCTCATCGAGATCCCGTTCGTCGCCTTCGCCGTCCTGATGCCCTTCGTCGCCGAAGGCCAGCGGACCGACGTCCTCGGGATGTCCCTCAGCGTCAACGGCCTCTGGGGCGCCTGGAACGTCCTGGCCAAGGGCACCCTCGGAGTCGCCGCCTCCGTGCTGCTCGCCTCCACCACCGAGCTGCGCGCCCTGCTGCTCGGCCTCCAGCGCCTCAGGCTGCCCGCGCAGCTCGTCCAGATCGCGTCGTTCATGATCCGGTACGGCGACGTCATCACCGACGAGCTGCGCCGGATGTCGATCGCCCGCCGCTCGCGCGGCTTCGAGGCGCGCGGCATCCGGCACTGGGGCGTGCTGGCCAAGACGGCCGGCGCCCTGTTCATCCGCTCGTACGAACGCGGCGAGCGGGTCCACCTGGCCATGGTCAGCCGCGGCTACACCGGCACCATGCCGGTCATCGACGAAGTCACCGCCTCGCGTGCGCAGTGGACGTACGCGGCGGCACTGCCCACGGCCGCCCTGGCCGTCTGCCTGACGGGATGGATCTTGTGA